One part of the Arabidopsis thaliana chromosome 4, partial sequence genome encodes these proteins:
- the UND gene encoding Eukaryotic aspartyl protease family protein (Eukaryotic aspartyl protease family protein; FUNCTIONS IN: aspartic-type endopeptidase activity; INVOLVED IN: proteolysis; LOCATED IN: endomembrane system; EXPRESSED IN: leaf whorl, sepal, flower; EXPRESSED DURING: petal differentiation and expansion stage; CONTAINS InterPro DOMAIN/s: Peptidase aspartic (InterPro:IPR021109), Peptidase aspartic, catalytic (InterPro:IPR009007), Peptidase A1 (InterPro:IPR001461); BEST Arabidopsis thaliana protein match is: Eukaryotic aspartyl protease family protein (TAIR:AT4G30040.1); Has 1610 Blast hits to 1605 proteins in 76 species: Archae - 0; Bacteria - 0; Metazoa - 6; Fungi - 43; Plants - 1530; Viruses - 0; Other Eukaryotes - 31 (source: NCBI BLink).) encodes MKTTMNFVFLFFLPLLINAKPKRVTLHIPLVHNGANFYDSKVVSLPLSSPHSQRGLAFMAEIHFGSPQKKQFLHMDTGSSLTWTQCFPCSDCYAQKIYPKYRPAASITYRDAMCEDSHPKSNPHFAFDPLTRICTYQQHYLDETNIKGTLAQEMITVDTHDGGFKRVHGVYFGCNTLSDGSYFTGTGILGLGVGKYSIIGEFGSKFSFCLGEISEPKASHNLILGDGANVQGHPTVINITEGHTIFQLESIIVGEEITLDDPVQVFVDTGSTLSHLSTNLYYKFVDAFDDLIGSRPLSYEPTLCYKADTIERLEKMDVGFKFDVGAELSVNIHNIFIQQGPPEIRCLAIQNNKESFSHVIIGVIAMQGYNVGYDLSAKTAYINKQDCDM; translated from the coding sequence ATGAAAACCacaatgaattttgtttttctttttttcctcccTCTCTTGATTaatgcaaaaccaaaaagagtCACTCTACATATCCCTCTTGTGCATAATGGTGCAAACTTTTATGACAGCAAAGTTGTTTCTCTTCCACTCTCGTCACCCCACTCCCAGCGAGGGCTAGCGTTCATGGCCGAAATTCATTTTGGCTCCcctcaaaagaaacaatttcttCACATGGATACGGGTAGCAGCCTCACATGGACTCAATGCTTCCCTTGCTCCGACTGCTATGCCCAGAAGATTTATCCAAAATACCGACCAGCAGCTTCAATAACATATCGCGATGCGATGTGTGAAGATTCCCATCCAAAGTCCAATCCGCATTTTGCATTTGATCCTTTGACGAGAATATGCACCTACCAGCAGCATTACTTAGACGAAACCAACATCAAAGGAACACTAGCGCAAGAAATGATTACAGTAGATACACATGATGGTGGGTTCAAAAGGGTGCACGGTGTGTATTTTGGATGCAACACGTTAAGCGATGGTTCTTATTTTACAGGAACAGGCATATTGGGCCTCGGGGTTGGAAAGTACTCCATAATAGGCGAGTTTGGCTCCAAGTTTTCCTTTTGTCTTGGTGAGATAAGCGAACCCAAAGCTTCTCACAACCTAATCCTTGGCGATGGTGCAAACGTACAAGGACATCCGACGGTAATAAATATTACGGAAGGTCACACTATCTTTCAATTGGAATCCATTATTGTTGGCGAGGAAATAACCTTGGACGACCCAGTCCAAGTATTTGTTGACACGGGCTCGACGCTGTCTCATTTGTCCACAAATTTGTACTACAAATTTGTGGATGCGTTTGACGATCTTATAGGCAGCAGACCTCTTTCGTATGAACCAACGCTGTGCTACAAAGCGGATACCATAGAAAGGCTAGAGAAGATGGATGTCGGTTTTAAATTTGATGTAGGAGCTGAGTTGAGCGTAAATATTCATAACATATTCATACAGCAAGGTCCCCCTGAAATTCGATGTTTGGCGATCCAGAATAACAAGGAGTCCTTTTCACATGTCATCATTGGGGTTATAGCCATGCAAGGATACAACGTGGGATATGACCTCAGCGCAAAAACTGcttatattaataaacaaGATTGTGATATGTAG
- a CDS encoding uncharacterized protein (unknown protein; FUNCTIONS IN: molecular_function unknown; INVOLVED IN: biological_process unknown; LOCATED IN: endomembrane system; EXPRESSED IN: leaf whorl, sepal, male gametophyte, flower, pollen tube; EXPRESSED DURING: L mature pollen stage, M germinated pollen stage, 4 anthesis, petal differentiation and expansion stage; BEST Arabidopsis thaliana protein match is: unknown protein (TAIR:AT4G28930.1); Has 12 Blast hits to 12 proteins in 2 species: Archae - 0; Bacteria - 0; Metazoa - 0; Fungi - 0; Plants - 12; Viruses - 0; Other Eukaryotes - 0 (source: NCBI BLink).), with amino-acid sequence MSLAIKVFLLFLLVESSIALYRPDPNEKQKKYLDQSEIDYIRILRETVRGWQQEADKKYGIYSLSTSTNYMNRSLFLQDKVRGYVQLWGEWKNHQGYPYGDLRNKVHGNLWPMQYDYCRQYEGTNLLTYLMYGLSAEADMV; translated from the coding sequence ATGTCTCTGGCCATTAAAGTCTTCCTCCTTTTCCTGTTAGTTGAATCATCGATCGCACTATATAGGCCAGATCccaatgaaaaacaaaaaaaatatctagatCAATCGGAGATTGATTATATCAGGATTTTGAGAGAGACAGTTCGAGGATGGCAACAAGAAGCAGACAAGAAATACGGTATATACTCACTTTCCACATCTACCAATTACATGAACCGATCATTATTCCTACAAGATAAAGTTCGAGGTTATGTTCAGCTTTGGGGCGAGTGGAAGAATCATCAGGGATATCCATACGGTGACTTGCGGAACAAGGTTCACGGTAACTTGTGGCCAATGCAGTATGATTATTGTCGTCAATATGAGGGTACAAATCTCTTGACGTATCTTATGTATGGCCTTAGTGCAGAAGCTGACATGGTTTAA
- a CDS encoding uncharacterized protein (unknown protein; FUNCTIONS IN: molecular_function unknown; INVOLVED IN: biological_process unknown; LOCATED IN: endomembrane system; BEST Arabidopsis thaliana protein match is: unknown protein (TAIR:AT4G12930.1); Has 12 Blast hits to 12 proteins in 2 species: Archae - 0; Bacteria - 0; Metazoa - 0; Fungi - 0; Plants - 12; Viruses - 0; Other Eukaryotes - 0 (source: NCBI BLink).): MSLPMSLTIKLFLMFLLIESSIAKQKPDLDHVNVDMSEIDYSSFFKQMIEGWEREANEKYPFRPDLNNDDSSYFLQSRDQVYVNRSFFVQGKAQAYIRQWNNWKPYRDLGNKIGVLWPTQDNDCPKIEAMNPLTYMIHGLSRRYNILPLLK, from the coding sequence ATGTCTCTGCCGATGTCTCTCACCATAAAACTCTTTCTCATGTTCTTATTGATTGAATCTTCcattgcaaaacaaaaaccagatCTAGATCATGTAAACGTAGATATGTCAGAGATTGATTATTCCAGTTTTTTCAAACAGATGATTGAAGGATGGGAACGTGAAGCAAACGAGAAATACCCCTTTAGGCCAGATCTCAACAATGATGACAGTTCATATTTCCTACAAAGCCGAGACCAAGTTTATGTCAACAgatctttctttgttcaagGCAAGGCTCAAGCTTATATTCGTCAGTGGAACAACTGGAAGCCATACCGTGACTTGGGGAACAAGATAGGTGTGTTGTGGCCAACTCAAGACAATGATTGTCCTAAAATTGAAGCTATGAATCCGCTGACCTACATGATTCATGGCCTGAGTCGTCGTTACAACATCCTTCCTTTACTTAAgtaa
- a CDS encoding Fasciclin-like arabinogalactan family protein (Fasciclin-like arabinogalactan family protein; CONTAINS InterPro DOMAIN/s: FAS1 domain (InterPro:IPR000782); BEST Arabidopsis thaliana protein match is: unknown protein (TAIR:AT4G29980.1); Has 48 Blast hits to 47 proteins in 8 species: Archae - 0; Bacteria - 0; Metazoa - 0; Fungi - 0; Plants - 48; Viruses - 0; Other Eukaryotes - 0 (source: NCBI BLink).), with the protein MNLLLFFLLSTVSVFAVVSGTVEETARDVIDALAHAPFEEWSSVFIETNDRIRAEVIPSTLFIPNSSANGSDDRHKLASYHIVPQRLEFADLLLKPSRSRLPTLLNGSSILVTNNSATSFSIDGVLIIELDIYVDSFIAIHRIAYPLDYTTYGGGSKLISKWPLFTFMLVTVVWFI; encoded by the coding sequence ATGAATCTCctactattttttcttctctccaccGTTTCAGTTTTCGCCGTTGTCTCTGGCACGGTGGAGGAGACGGCCCGTGATGTTATTGATGCATTGGCTCATGCCCCTTTTGAAGAATGGTCATCGGTTTTCATAGAAACCAATGACCGGATCCGCGCCGAGGTTATCCCATCTACCCTCTTCATCCCAAACTCTTCCGCCAACGGGAGCGATGATAGACATAAGTTGGCTTCATACCACATTGTTCCTCAGAGGCTTGAGTTTGCAGATCTTCTCTTGAAGCCAAGTAGATCGAGACTACCGACTCTTCTCAACGGCTCCTCCATTCTGGTAACCAACAATTCTGCTACTTCTTTTTCTATCGACGGCGTTCTCATCATCGAACTTGACATCTACGTGGATTCCTTCATAGCCATCCATCGTATTGCATATCCGCTTGATTACACAACTTACGGCGGCGGCTCTAAGCTTATATCGAAATGGCCGCTCTTCACCTTTATGCTTGTTACGGTTGTGTGGTTCATTTAA
- the GILT gene encoding Gamma interferon responsive lysosomal thiol (GILT) reductase family protein (Gamma interferon responsive lysosomal thiol (GILT) reductase family protein; FUNCTIONS IN: catalytic activity; INVOLVED IN: biological_process unknown; LOCATED IN: endomembrane system; EXPRESSED IN: 9 plant structures; EXPRESSED DURING: 4 anthesis, C globular stage, petal differentiation and expansion stage, seed development stages; CONTAINS InterPro DOMAIN/s: Gamma interferon inducible lysosomal thiol reductase GILT (InterPro:IPR004911); BEST Arabidopsis thaliana protein match is: Gamma interferon responsive lysosomal thiol (GILT) reductase family protein (TAIR:AT4G12900.1); Has 490 Blast hits to 483 proteins in 91 species: Archae - 0; Bacteria - 0; Metazoa - 337; Fungi - 0; Plants - 106; Viruses - 0; Other Eukaryotes - 47 (source: NCBI BLink).) has translation MVSSSLTKLVFFGCLLLLTFTDNLVAGKSGKVKLNLYYESLCPGCQEFIVDDLGKIFDYDLYTITDLKLFPFGNAELSDNLTVTCQHGEEECKLNALEACALRTWPDQFDKCDGYGTQKSQYSFIRCVESDTKGWESCVKNSGREKAINDCYNGDLSRKLILGYATKTKNLKPPHEYVPWVTLNGKPLDDSVQSTDDLVAQICNAYKGKTTLPKVCNSSASMSKSPERKWKLQVSYANKATNY, from the exons atggtttcttcttctttaaccaAGCTTGTGTTCTTTGGTTGTCTCCTCCTGCTCACATTCACGGACAACCTTGTGGCTGGAAAATCTGGCAAAGTGAAGCTCAATCTTTACTACGAATCACTTTGTCCCGGTTGTCAGGAATTCATCGTCGATGACCTAGGTAAAATCTTTGACTACGATCTCTACACAATCACTGATCTCAAGCTGTTTCCATTTGGTAATGCCGAACTCTCCGATAATCTGACTGTCACTTGCCAG CATGGTGAAGAGGAATGCAAACTAAACGCCCTTGAAGCTTGCGCATTAAGAACTTGGCCCGATCAG TTTGACAAATGTGATGGTTATGGAACGCAGAAATCACAATACTCGTTCATACGGTGCGTCGAAAGCGATACGAAAGGCTGGGAATCATGTGTTAAAAACTCTGGACGTGAGAAAGCAATCAATGATTGTTACAATGGTGATCTTTCTAGAAAG CTGATACTTGGGTACGcaaccaaaaccaagaatttGAAGCCGCCACATGAATACGTACCATGGGTCACACTCAACGGCAAGCCACTCGATGAC AGCGTACAAAGTACGGATGATCTCGTAGCTCAAATCTGCAATGCATACAAAGGAAAGACTACTCTCCCAAAAGTTTGCAATTCATCCGCCTCAATGTCTAAGTCGCCTGAGAGGAAATGGAAGCTTCAAGTCTCTTATGCCAATAAAGCTACCAATTATTAA
- the GILT gene encoding Gamma interferon responsive lysosomal thiol (GILT) reductase family protein (Gamma interferon responsive lysosomal thiol (GILT) reductase family protein; FUNCTIONS IN: catalytic activity; INVOLVED IN: biological_process unknown; LOCATED IN: endomembrane system; EXPRESSED IN: 9 plant structures; EXPRESSED DURING: 4 anthesis, C globular stage, petal differentiation and expansion stage, seed development stages; CONTAINS InterPro DOMAIN/s: Gamma interferon inducible lysosomal thiol reductase GILT (InterPro:IPR004911); BEST Arabidopsis thaliana protein match is: Gamma interferon responsive lysosomal thiol (GILT) reductase family protein (TAIR:AT4G12900.1); Has 486 Blast hits to 479 proteins in 95 species: Archae - 0; Bacteria - 0; Metazoa - 324; Fungi - 10; Plants - 101; Viruses - 0; Other Eukaryotes - 51 (source: NCBI BLink).), with protein sequence MVSSSLTKLVFFGCLLLLTFTDNLVAGKSGKVKLNLYYESLCPGCQEFIVDDLGKIFDYDLYTITDLKLFPFGNAELSDNLTVTCQHGEEECKLNALEACALRTWPDQKSQYSFIRCVESDTKGWESCVKNSGREKAINDCYNGDLSRKLILGYATKTKNLKPPHEYVPWVTLNGKPLDDSVQSTDDLVAQICNAYKGKTTLPKVCNSSASMSKSPERKWKLQVSYANKATNY encoded by the exons atggtttcttcttctttaaccaAGCTTGTGTTCTTTGGTTGTCTCCTCCTGCTCACATTCACGGACAACCTTGTGGCTGGAAAATCTGGCAAAGTGAAGCTCAATCTTTACTACGAATCACTTTGTCCCGGTTGTCAGGAATTCATCGTCGATGACCTAGGTAAAATCTTTGACTACGATCTCTACACAATCACTGATCTCAAGCTGTTTCCATTTGGTAATGCCGAACTCTCCGATAATCTGACTGTCACTTGCCAG CATGGTGAAGAGGAATGCAAACTAAACGCCCTTGAAGCTTGCGCATTAAGAACTTGGCCCGATCAG AAATCACAATACTCGTTCATACGGTGCGTCGAAAGCGATACGAAAGGCTGGGAATCATGTGTTAAAAACTCTGGACGTGAGAAAGCAATCAATGATTGTTACAATGGTGATCTTTCTAGAAAG CTGATACTTGGGTACGcaaccaaaaccaagaatttGAAGCCGCCACATGAATACGTACCATGGGTCACACTCAACGGCAAGCCACTCGATGAC AGCGTACAAAGTACGGATGATCTCGTAGCTCAAATCTGCAATGCATACAAAGGAAAGACTACTCTCCCAAAAGTTTGCAATTCATCCGCCTCAATGTCTAAGTCGCCTGAGAGGAAATGGAAGCTTCAAGTCTCTTATGCCAATAAAGCTACCAATTATTAA
- the STOMAGEN gene encoding stomagen (STOMAGEN (STOMAGEN); FUNCTIONS IN: molecular_function unknown; INVOLVED IN: stomatal complex patterning, regulation of stomatal complex development, positive regulation of stomatal complex development, cell-cell signaling; LOCATED IN: endomembrane system; EXPRESSED IN: 19 plant structures; EXPRESSED DURING: 12 growth stages; Has 29 Blast hits to 29 proteins in 10 species: Archae - 0; Bacteria - 0; Metazoa - 0; Fungi - 0; Plants - 29; Viruses - 0; Other Eukaryotes - 0 (source: NCBI BLink).) yields the protein MKHEMMNIKPRCITIFFLLFALLLGNYVVQASRPRSIENTVSLLPQVHLLNSRRRHMIGSTAPTCTYNECRGCRYKCRAEQVPVEGNDPINSAYHYRCVCHR from the exons atGAAGCATGAAATGATGAACATCAAGCCAAGATGCATaaccatcttctttcttctttttgctttgcTTCTTGGAAATTATGTAGTTCAAG CCTCAAGACCTCGTTCTATCGAAAATACGGTCTCCCTTCTCCCACAAGTACATCTCCTG AATTCAAGGAGGAGGCATATGATAGGGTCGACAGCACCAACTTGTACGTACAACGAGTGCAGAGGATGCAGATACAAGTGCAGAGCAGAGCAAGTTCCAGTCGAAGGAAATGACCCTATCAACAGTGCTTATCATTATAGATGTGTTTGTCATAGATAA
- a CDS encoding Auxin-responsive family protein (Auxin-responsive family protein; CONTAINS InterPro DOMAIN/s: Uncharacterised conserved protein UCP037471 (InterPro:IPR017214), Cytochrome b561, eukaryote (InterPro:IPR004877), Protein of unknown function DUF568, DOMON-like (InterPro:IPR007613), DOMON related (InterPro:IPR005018), Cytochrome b561/ferric reductase transmembrane (InterPro:IPR006593); BEST Arabidopsis thaliana protein match is: Auxin-responsive family protein (TAIR:AT3G25290.2); Has 675 Blast hits to 673 proteins in 107 species: Archae - 0; Bacteria - 4; Metazoa - 91; Fungi - 93; Plants - 473; Viruses - 0; Other Eukaryotes - 14 (source: NCBI BLink).) yields MDSSYLRISLSFLFWALLLSPAVSQSSSCSSQTFSGVKSYPHCLDLPDLKAILHYSYDASNTTLAVVFSAPPSKPGGWIAWAINPKSTGMAGSQALVASKDPSTGVASVTTLNIVSYSSLVPSKLSFDVWDVKAEEAANDGGALRIFAKVKVPADLAASGKVNQVWQVGPGVSNGRIQAHDFSGPNLNSVGSLDLTGTTPGVPVSGGGGAGNSRIHKRNIHGILNAVSWGLLFPIGAMIARYMRIFESADPAWFYLHVSCQFSAYVIGVAGWATGLKLGSESKGIQYNTHRNIGICLFSIATLQMFAMLLRPRKDHKFRFVWNIYHHGVGYSILILGIINVFKGLSILNPKHTYKTAYIAVIGTLGGITLLLEVVTWVIVLKRKSAKSTKPLKA; encoded by the exons atgGATTCTTCTTACCTtagaatctctctttcttttctcttctggGCTTTACTACTCTCACCGGCTGTGTCACAGTCATCTTCTTGTTCGTCACAGACATTTTCCGGCGTCAAATCTTACCCTCACTGTCTCGACCTCCCTGATCTTAAAGCCATTCTCCATTACTCTTATGACGCATCTAACACAACTCTCGCCGTTGTTTTCTCTGCTCCACCGTCAAAACCTGGTGGTTGGATCGCTTGGGCTATTAACCCTAAATCCACCGGCATGGCTGGATCTCAAGCCCTCGTTGCCTCTAAGGACCCTAGCACCGGCGTTGCTTCCGTGACGACCCTTAACATCGTCTCTTACAGCTCTCTGGTTCCCTCGAAACTGTCCTTTGACGTGTGGGATGTTAAGGCGGAGGAGGCGGCTAATGACGGTGGAGCTTTACGAATCTTTGCGAAAGTGAAGGTTCCGGCGGATTTAGCGGCGAGTGGGAAGGTTAACCAGGTTTGGCAGGTTGGTCCGGGAGTGTCTAATGGGAGGATACAGGCTCATGATTTCAGCGGTCCCAATCTTAACTCAGTGGGATCACTCGATTTAACCGGGACCACCCCCGGAGTCCCTGTCTCCGGAGGTGGTGGTGCCGGTAATTCTAGAATCCACAAGAGAAAT ATCCATGGAATATTGAACGCAGTGAGTTGGGGACTTCTATTTCCCATTGGAGCAATGATAGCTAGGTATATGAGAATCTTTGAATCAGCAGATCCTGCTTGGTTTTACCTCCACGTGTCATGCCAATTCTCTGCTTATGTCATCGGTGTTGCCGGATGGGCCACCGGACTCAAGCTTGGTTCAGAATCTAAAGGTATTCAGTACAACACTCACCGGAACATCGGCATCTGTCTCTTCTCTATAGCCACTCTTCAG ATGTTTGCGATGCTGTTGCGGCCAAGGAAGGACCACAAGTTTAGATTCGTTTGGAATATTTACCACCACGGAGTTGGATACTCTATCCTCATCCTTGGAATCATCAATGTTTTCAAAGGTCTTAGCATCTTGAATCCAAAGCATACTTACAAGACGGCTTATATCGCTGTGATTGGGACCTTAGGAGGCATCACGTTACTCTTGGAAGTTGTTACTTGGGTCATTGTCCTCAAGAGAAAATCTGCCAAGTCTACAAAGCCTCTCAAGGCCTAA
- a CDS encoding uncharacterized protein (unknown protein; FUNCTIONS IN: molecular_function unknown; INVOLVED IN: biological_process unknown; LOCATED IN: plant-type cell wall; EXPRESSED IN: 23 plant structures; EXPRESSED DURING: 13 growth stages; Has 4 Blast hits to 4 proteins in 1 species: Archae - 0; Bacteria - 0; Metazoa - 0; Fungi - 0; Plants - 4; Viruses - 0; Other Eukaryotes - 0 (source: NCBI BLink).): MVYNNCGQECMFFSVAVLEKEAMRGGTPLHLKVFVKSRNFYIWLCCFILERKRHNSSLVLSMCFVFKLIRFGCVVFFLNTGLGEDLKLCTFLHMIP; this comes from the coding sequence ATGGTATACAACAACTGTGGACAAGAGTGTATGTTTTTCAGTGTGGCAGTGTTGGAAAAAGAAGCAATGCGAGGAGGCACACCTCTTCACTTAAAGGTGTTTGTTAAGAGTCGTAACTTTTACATTTGGCtgtgttgttttattttagagagaaagagacacaACTCTTCACTTGTTCTGTCTATGTGTTTTGTATTTAAACTCATTAGATTTGgttgtgttgttttcttcttgaataCTGGACTTGGTGAGGATTTGAAATTATGTACTTTCCTGCACATGATTCCCTAG